Sequence from the Miscanthus floridulus cultivar M001 chromosome 16, ASM1932011v1, whole genome shotgun sequence genome:
AGGCGGGAGGTGTTAGTCGGCTAGCGTTTGGGAGTTGGGAGGAAGTTTCTACATATGTGTGGTCAGGATGGGCCGTTGTTGGGCCCCGGCAATAATCTACTACGGGCCGTGGCCAGGGACCAAGTAGACCTGTTCATGGGCCACCTGAACAAACCCGTCCAAAAAAAAGACCGACCAACCCAAATCATGTGTCTGGATCATGGGTTTCTAAACATGTTTACATATCAATGGTAGTGTTTTAGAagttttctagtttttttttttggatatttttctatttttctagagctaaattaattttaagcaaagatctaaatattttatttagatTTTTCTATACTAATCTATCTCTATAATCTTTTTTAGAATTTTAAAATGCTTAGGTTAGTGACATATTCTGTGGTTTAAAAACTTTTACCAATTTTTTTAACTAGAAAAGATAAAACCAATTTATCCTCTGACGCCATGTTAACCGTTGCTGTCCAAAACCATCCAGGGTGGAAACAAATAGTTTTAAAAGTTATGAAGACCTAAAAATCTGATTTTATAAAACGGGGATCGGACAATCGCCAAAGTCGCGTGTCAAAAAATAAGTTTTTCTTAAGTAAACGATAGTGTGGGCACCTAAATAGGAGGTCCCTACTAACATATTTTTTTGCAATTTTGTGAAGCCACGTCAGCAATCTCCTTCCCATCTATGAAAGCGCAACTGAAGCATTCCTCACAAACCCAAAGCATCTCTTCAAATCGTCCTGGAAACTCAAGCGCCAGCCTCATCATGAAATGTCCTTTTGCTGCAGAAGTATGGCTGAACCTTGAGACTTGGGCTGGAGACGCCGTCCGCATCCCTCAACCTGATCTAGACTCTCTGTGAGACTTGGTGGCTATCATCAATTGAGCACCAAAGCAGCAAGCAGCAGAGAACAACAGCTGCTTTCATCTTGTACAGTGCATGGAAGGTGTGGAAAGAGAGGAATCGGAGAATTTTTGAAGGATCAGCAAGAACTCCAGCTCAGGTGTTTGCTCCAGCAAGAGAAGAAACGGCGCTGCGTCGACAGGCCTGTGGACGCCCTTGGATTGACTAATGAATCACCTCTCTCCAGTTTCTCATGTCTACTGTGTTTTTCTTCCTTCTATGTAACAGCACCACGTAAGACGTGGACTTTCTACCGTCTTAAATGATTTGGCAGCGCTCCTGCCcggtttttcaaaaaaaaagtaattTAAATCCTTTGTcaaaacaaaaatatacatgcaaACCAAACCATATGTGCCTCTTCATAAAACAACTACGGTATCAAAGACAGCAAATATATATTACAAGCACACCTCGTCTGTTCCCAGCCTCCTGCTTTGCTTCTGCCCCAAATTccgattcctctgtttttcccattCCTTTGCTGTTAACAGCTTGACATTCTTATATAGTCTTTGACAGGAAGCCTGAAATATGGCACACAGAATTTCTGAAACAATTGAACCTAAGAACCAAAAGGTTGGCAGAAATATGGAGATCCGAGTATATCAGTTATCTGTCATAGAAATTGCAATGAGTCACAGTTCATGAGGAACCAATTATATGTGAAGTCTCAAGTTCCTCCTTCCCTGGATCAAGAAATAAAATGTATGGAAAAAATTAACTGCGAAGTGAGAATTGAAGTAGCGTAATTGGAATTGACTCAAAGGACCTTTTTGTTTGGGACAATGAAAGGACAAACTTGAGGTGGAGGATTGGTACATGCAGTAAAAACAACCCCAAATTCAGAATGGTCGAAATCGCTAAAGCCCATAGATATAGACTTGTATATCATTTTTATTATAATATGGTGGCACATACAGGGGAAGGTTCACATAAATCTATGAGGTAAGAAGAACTATAGGCCATGGTAACTCAAATTAgataaggaaaaagtctacttaaccccccacctttcatacatggtctacttcacccccaactatgaaaccgtctggtttaccccctgaattttccaaaaccgtctattttaccccccgggcggtttttgacagcggtttgctacagtaacaacggGTTGCTACAGTAGCATTGGGTTTGAATTTTATTTTTCGATgcatctttgaaaaatcacagtaaatcatagaaaaattataaaataaaaaatctaattttgttgaactccacatgagtagatctacatagtgaatatataatacggtatgctttagtacaaatttttttactgtagccttagattaattggaaaatctaattttgtctgtaattaattggaataattcatagctgcagcttctatggtccaattgtggtgaaatttttatggtacgctaattattgtatgcttgaactatagtaaaaatttcgtactcattggactatgtataacttagttatagataaattctaattaattacagacaaaattggattttccaattaatctaaagctacaaaaaaaaattgtactaaagcataccgtattatatattcactgtgtagatctactcatgtggagtccaataaaattagatttttcattttatgatttttctgtgatttactatgatttttcaaaaattcaccaaaaataaataataaaaaaagaaaattcaaaatcaCCGGCACGGTAGCAAACCCACCGTTGctgtagcagacccgctgttactgtagcaaaaccgccgctgaaaaccgcccagggggtaaaatagacgattTTAGAaaattcagggggtaaaacagacggtttcatagttaggggggtgaagtagaccaagtatgaaaggtggggggttaagtagactttttccaattaGATAATGATGGGAGCAACTGATACGAAATCATAGAAGCTCACTCAATGAACAATTCTCCGGATGGCCATGACCATGGGGAAAATCCTTCATGTAAGTAGATAATGACGTGACAATTAATAACAAAGGCAATCGATGCGCATCATGTAAAATGAAACTTATGGACGAAACATCTAGTTTGGTAGCATAAAACAATCGTTTTGCTCATCCTTGGAAACAACTGATGTTAAGAGTAATTAACACACCACCTTTTTGGCTTTTTTGGCAGGAATAATAACTTTGTAAACCCCTGTGCAAGTCTGTTGCATTAACCGGTAAGTGGTAACTAACCCTGGCTACAACCATGGAAACTGCCTTTGGCTTGGACCATCAAAACTGCTTTTCTGGCAGTCCATAATATCATTGAGTGCTTAAAAGGATTTCTGTGCCTAATACTTTGGTGCCTGTCTGTGCACATAAAAAAAAAGGAATGTTGCACAGTCAGGAAATGGTAAACATGTCCATAAATCTGAGCCTAGTTATCCTCAAGGCATAAAATTTGGCTTCGAACCACATTATAACAATGTTTAAGGTGATCCCATTGCATTGGCAGGAAGTACTGAATATTAACCGCGTGTATATCGCACGAAATAATCTAATGGGCTTAAAACAAACAAATGGTCAGTGGTCAAGACGTAAGAAATTGGATATTTTACAAATGTATGATAATCCCGGGCGATGTGGTTTTCTAAACTGGGACAGAGAGTCAGGCTGTGGATGACGGGGGCGGCGCTGGTAGTGGGAGGGATGTTCGCGTGGCGGGCATCCGTTGCCGGCATCTCTGAACGGACGGCCACAAGAGGTTCACTGTGAATGAACAGGGAAATGAGGCAAGGGAGCGGAGGTGGCAGTGTGTAACTACACTGCGTGCACCGGAAACAAACATCTTTattatgattattattattattattattatagatACACATGTGCTCCTCATCCCTCTAAATCAAATTACTCCGTACAGTACACCCTAGGAATGTGACTGACAAGGTGGCAGTCGGGCCCTGCCCCTCGCTTGTAACGTCCCGCCAAACCAGGGCAACCATAAATGTGCAATTCCTCGAGAGCAGTTAGGCGTTGTATGGAGCCTTGAttagattgaaaaaaatttcaGCCTCATGAATAGtaacactttcgtcttatttggtaaatattgtccaatcgtggaccaactaagctcaaaagattcatctcgtgatttccaactaaaatgtgtaattagttattttttttacctacatttaatgctccatgcatgcgtccaaaaattttggagtgatctaaacaaggcctggatTGGGGCAAGTATCGAAGGGAGAATCTTCCTGTGGATAGCAGCTCACATTTGATGTATAAAGACATATGGTCCAACGATGGCGGAAAGTAGGGGCTCACATTTGATGTAGTCCACAGCTCCTCTAAATTAGGCATTTCGTCCAGCACAAGGTTCTTCAGTGAAGGCAACTCAACAAATCCTCTCATATGCCTCAAGTTTGGAAATCCTTTTAGCCTTAACCAAGTTAAACAAAGAAAATGGGATGCAATAGTTTGCTTCTGCATTATGCCACCTTCACTATATGAAGAATCATTTTGCTTCCTCATCCATCCTGGCAAGCAGGGGCCTCTGTAACCAAAGATTTCCAAGCTCTCAATTTGCGATGGTGGTTCAAGAGCGTTCAGCACACCCCAATCATGTTCCATATCTGATACCAACTCTTCTTCGGTATCACTTAAAGACCAGTTCAGCTCCAAGTGTCGTATGTTACTCTTCCGCTTCAAGCAAGCCTTCTCTGCATCACTTGGATTCTTCAAATACTTAAGGTTGGTAATTTCCAAGCCACCACCTATCATATCAAGGTTTTCTAGCTCTGAGATCCTCGCATCATCTGCACCACACCCAACAACAAACAATCCCAGCTTTCTTAAACGGGTCAGCTGTCCCAACCCTGATGGTAAGCAGCACAGTTTACTACAACCCCCTATGTTCAAAACTTCAAGCCTTTTCAAGTTTGCTATGCCCTTAGGCAACTCCCGTAGCTCCTTGCATCCCTCAAGGTCAATACATTCTAGAGTATCAATCGATGTAACCCATTGAGGTAGCATGGTAACTTTGGTCCAAGAAAGGTTCAGAGTTCGCAAGTTTTTGAACTCCCCAATGATGTCTGACGGTAGTTGTTGCAGAGATGAACAACCCTCTATATCAAGTACACATAGGTTTCCAATTCTACCTAAAGAGCTTGGTATCTCTCGGAGCTTGCTGCAGTCATATAGTTGCAAGGACTGAAGAACATAAAAGTCACCAATGGACTGAGGCAAACTCTCAAGATCAGTAATCCAACGCAACTCTAGAGTCCTTAGCTTCCGAAGCTTTCCAACAGACTCAGGTAATGTCACAAAACCTTTGCAGTCAACAAAATGGAGTGACTGCAAGTTCCAACACCTCGAGATAGCTTCTGGAACTGTTGTACAACTAACATTGTGGATTTCAAGATACCCAAGATACTCAAACTTTAATATGAATAGTGAAAGCGGAGTATCAATTGCATAGTCCAAAACAACACTGCGCATACAACAACTATTCTTCACTGTGGTATCAAAAGATGGCTTACTTTCAGAGATATATAGAGCACGGACCTTGTCAAATAATCCCTTGTCAACATTCTCAGGGAATGAAGTCAAAGATAAATATCTATTATGAGTAAATTTTTCTGTTGTATGAATTGGTACACAAGTTACCAGTTCATCCTTTAGTATCTGTCGAGTGAGATCATGGATCAAATCATGCATGTTGTATATATCAATATCCCAGATCTCATAAGGTTTCTGAAGAAACCTGACTTTTACAAGAGAATCTAAGTAGTCTCTTCCGATATCTTCGGCTTGCTCTCCATTCATTGCATTGATGAATCCATGAGCTATCCATTGGGCAATCAAACGATCTTTCTGGATTCCATAGCCCTTCGGGAATATGGAGCAAAACGTAAAACACTGCTTCAGTTCATCTGCCAAGTGAATATAGCTCAACTTCAAGGATGCAAACACTCTGTCATTTATACTCTGAACATTCCATAAATTATTATCTCTTATGGCCCTCCACGTACTTTTTTGCTTCTTGTCACGAAGGACTGCTCCAAGAGTTTGAATTGCTAGCGGCACCCCACCACATCCCTTGATAATCTCTTTTCCGACTTGTACATCATCGGAGCTCAAATCTTGCTCTGCCCACCCAGAACCCATCAGGAATAAGTTCCAACTCTCAGACTCTGATAAGAATGCCAACTCAAATATATATCCTGATCCCACAGTTTCTGCAACCTTCCAATCACGAGTGGTTAACATAATCCTTGTTTCAGGTGCGCCACATTTTAGCTGCACCATGAACTGTTCCCAGTCATGTCTGTCCTCATGCCAGGCATCATCAAGGATAAGAAGAAACTTCTTATTGCTCAACTTCTCGGAGATTTTTTGGACCATGTGCTGCGGGGGATGACGATCTGAATTATCTCCAACGATTGTTTGAAATAGCTTGCCGATGAGCTTCTGAACATCAAACTCTTGAGACACATGGACCCAGAATATTTCATCTCCGAAGTGCTCCTTTATCTTGACGTCATGGCAAATGTGTTTGGCCAAAGTAGTTTTGCCTGACCCCCCTAATCCGACGATAGAAACTATCATGCTGTTCTCTCCAGCATTACATTCTACAAGCTTAGATATGATTTCATCCTTTTCATGATCCCTAAGGGGTATTTTGGACTCTGGAACCTTGCTCAACCAGGACATCTCTCCAACTGTCCTGTACCCAGTACCAACATGTTCATCCCTTGGAAATAAAGTATTGACATCACTTCTTTGCTTGACGATTGCAGCAAATCTCACCTTGATTGCCTTGATCTTATGAGCCATCTTGTATCGGAATGCAAATGTCTTTGGTTTTGCACAGAAGCAGCCAGCTATACCATTCTTGTCATCATCTCTTTCCATCTTCTGTTTCTCAGCTTCTAGCTGGACTTCTTGTAGTATATCGTCAATGTCATAAGCCACATCTTTCAATTTTACCACCCAGGTCTGTGGCTCACTCTGTATTGCTCTGTCACGTGCTGCCGACAGCCAGCTTGTAATCTCTGCATGTATATCCTGGAGCTCGGAGAGATCCCTTTTTACACCGGTTATGGCAGCAAACTCAGTGGCTAACAGTGAAACTAGCTTGTCACCTGCAACCTTCAGCACTCCAGATGCTAAAGCAGCCTCCATCCCACTAGTCATGTCAAAGAAACTCTTGCCTAAACCCCTGCGGATAAAATTGAGAAGCAAGCGGTTACAATTGAGTTTCGCAAATCCAAAACTAGTTTGGTGGCAGCAGTAATGTTTTTTTAGGAAAATATTTTTTTAGGAAGTGTGGCGGCAGAAATGTTCCAATAATAATTCTCAACTCTGGAATAAATGAACGGCCGACAAAATATCTGAGAGTTACCAATTAACATGTGTCACCCCCAGATCGAACTGTATCCGCTTTTGGATGCAGGAAAATAGATCTACTAGACCGATCAGCGTGAAAATAAAATGGGAAATTAATTTGCATACCAGGTGAAGGACACACAGTAGCAGCAGTAGAGCAACGACAGGATGACACTTTGATGCCGCCGGATGAGGGAGggctttttgttcttcttcttcttgtgaaagagGTGAAGGAGGCCTTTGATCAGTATGCTTGACGCTCACTGGGATTGACACCAAAAAGTGTGAGTTGATCATCGAAGAAATTCTAGGATTGACAGCAAAAACGTGAGGAGATCTGACCAGGGGAGAAAGCGGGAGGAGATGTGAGGAATTAGATTGTGCGTGTTGTGTTGGGCTTAAACCAAAGCAGATTAAGTACCTAAACTCAACTGCGGCGGGGTCCAGCTTCAGGATGCAGAGGCCTGCAGATCTGAGGCAGGTGATGAAGAAAATGAGCAGGTGGTCGAACCCAACGAGAAGGAGAAACAGGATTCCGGCCGAGATCATCCTTATTACCTCGGTCGCGTCGTCGTCGGCGACGAGAGGCCTCCCCTAGCCGGGTTGTGCGCAGCGGTCGATGGTCGTCACTGCTCACTTCTCACGCCCATGGAGACGAacggagggagagaggagagtcAATGTCCACACCGCACTTGATTTGCGACTGGGGACCGGACGAGATGCTTTGCTTTGTGAGTTGGGGTGGTGGACCCCGGTCCCCGGCGGCCACTGAGAGCATGATTGCTTTTCGCCTCAGAAATCGCGTGGCAAGTACTACGGTGGATCCGGAAAATTCATCCTCTTTCATAGAAACTGTTATAGCCCCGTTTGTTTTCGCTTATAAGTGGCTTATCGTGGAAATAAACGAGAATCTCGTCAAACGCTTTACTTATTTCCACCGATTTTTGCTTATGTGGTAAGCCACTTCAGATATTTGAACTACGAGAAGTAAAAAGCGAGAATCGAGAAAATCTTCGCTTAGATTATAATCCAAGCGTGGCAAGAAGAAGTGGAAACAAATGGACCATAGAAGAGATTAATTAAGGAAGAAAAATAAGCTCTAATAGACCCcaaactttttttttctcaatctcCCAAAATCTACCTCTCCCCTAAAACACTTGTCTGAAAAAAAAAGCCAAAACACTGTAGCGGAtggttgtgtgagagagaaatactgtagcGACTGGTTAATAAATAGTGCTGCTCTGAGGAGAAATCAGCCGGCTGGTCTGaaaaccagccagccgaacggcACCAAAGGGGATTGCCCACCCATCCCCTCTCCTACCTACCACAGGCCGTTTTTTTTACCACACGTCATTGATCAGTCACCAGGCCTCAGCGCCAGCCGCTCGTCGCCGTCTTGCCGCGCTGCTTGCCTCTCGCATCGCCTCGCTGCCGGCCATGCGCCCGTGCCTGTGCTTGTCCTCCACACACACACATCCATATGTCAGGAGAGGAATAAAGAGTAAATGATACAGCACCCATCTCCTATATTTTGAGATTCCTTTATCTCAAACATTTAGGAAAATAAGATGTTAcgtctgttggagatgctctaacaaaGTAAAGGGTGTCAGCTATGCATGTATCCAATATATGGGTAGGGTTTAGGGGCTGTTTGAATCTTTAGTGCTAAAAAAATTAGTTCTATGTTTATATGCTAATTAGATGGATTAAACGTGAACTAATttcaaaactaattgcataagcgGTGACTAATtaacgagatgaatctattaattCTAACAAGACCATGCTTTatatgatgctacagtaaacataggCTAATCAAGGGCTAATTAGGATTAATAGATTCGTCCGGtatttgcgagcctggatgtttggacacatgcatgtagtattaaatatagactaaaaaataactaattacacatattacgactaatttacgagacgattttttaagcctaattagtccatgatttgataatgtggtgctacagtaacatgcgctaatgatggattaattaggcttaataaattcgtctcgcggattactgagaacttctataatttgttttattattactatccgaacatcCCAATGtgaaatattcgatgtgacattccTAAACTTTATTCgctggatttaaacaccaccttgaTTAGCGCAGTGGATTAACCCTGTTGCCCTCTTTTTGACCTTTGACTGACGTGTTGATATGAACTGCATTTGCATGGACCCGGCCCTgctttcagcctgttcggttggctggttcgtatcattgctgATTCGTTTAcgtgagagagaagtactgctggctggttcgcatgaacagtgtttatgtgagagggctggccagccagccgctCCTAGCCGATCAAGGTGAAGtgggatgaagtgtgcccacttagtccccaagcacgaagaattcgagcgccgaggagtaaccgacatagctagcgatgaagcacgagcgacgaacagtctggtcaagtggtcggcggcgaagtgagcattgagtagaagcgactggcgaacagtccgatcaactagtcggcgacgaagtccataaacctagcggtctgactagttgatcggtggagaagtccgagcaccaggcggtccgatcacctggacgatgatcttgcaatacaaatatgtagaacgggtagtacatgatgtaaaaatatatgaactctggagaataatcagcaatggtgatgaaatagcgtatgcagctcggcgatcagttagtgtgaagatgtatttatatttaatacaaaccgtccggccagttagtgtgtagctgagtctccagccctagctagcccgttaaccataacgcagagcacggagcccgtgtgcgtataggaagaacaaagcgtcgctaaggagccgctgccgaccacccataatgtagagggcagacgctcgtgcacgtgtagggaggagtcggagatagggccgtctctggggacatccgagcgtcaacatgactgttcgggggttcggaaaatcgtttggagagcaaacatagagaaaacagctcggagaaatattatggcgatatgcgaagattggagaatatttagaagaatattaaagcgtgacttagctttagacagaatgtctggtcgttgacgtatggcgttatctggttggcgttgatggcgagcacccgGCGGGTGGTGAGTTTTCGATCTGGGCTATTGGTCTTCGCACGGTGACTTGAGTTCGGCAGCAAATCTCCGTGTAGACGTCGCAGGCAAGATGAAAGTCGATCTCGCTAGGACGTAAGTCTTGAGATCCCATCAGGTTCGTCGTCGGATCAGCATCCacgccccctacctggcacgccaactgtcgacaaaagatgctcggcagttctctgaggggtatcccacgaaggtagattgatcggtggaggtgcgcgtgatcaggaatcagatggtgacacaaggcgtagagacagcgatttagacaggttcgggccatctgatcgacgtaataccctacgtcctgtgtctttagtGTATTATATTGGATATGAGATGTATGCAGATagatgtccactaggggacccctgcctctccttatatactctggaggggtagggttacaagaaaagtatcatatttggtactattcaATATCTTGCTGTGCATGttgaccagtgccgtgcacgtcttgatcttgtgggctgggccacctctgatggtgcggcctatgtcttgtcttatggataccggggacCATACCCCCACAGAGGGTTTGAGTTTTGGCTTTCATGAAAATACTGGAGCTTTGAGTTTGTGCTGTAGAGAAGAGTATTTGGAAGAACCATATAACCTTGGTTTTGTGACATTACCAAAAGCAGTAAATTCTTGTACACAAATAGGTAAGAGGATGGATCgtttttttacaaaaaaagaAATATTTAACTTTCTAATTGTTTGtttcattgatgacataatcTTCCAATGGATTTGGTCAACTATTTTATGAAAAAATGAGTAGCGAATGAGAAATATAATCTAGGATCAAAAGAGATTATTTTTCTGCTGCAATAAGCTTATAAGCATATGGTCATTTTAACTCCAAATTCAATCTTACAACATTTTCCATAGATATGGAGAGGGATGGATTAATTTGACTTTTACCAAACCAATGCATGATAGCAAAGATGCTGAACAGGAGCAGTGCACAGCAGAATCATTGGCATTTGGTAAAGTAGTTGCTATCTGAGGCACTCGACAGCCTTATGTTTTGCCTCTTGCTGATTATCGACATATTTTACAAACAAATGTATTTAAGCAAAGCATGCTAGATTTATGCTAGGCCttatttagattgcaagttttttcactctctctccatcatatcaaatctttagacatatgcatggagtattaaatatagataaaaaataactaattacacagtttgattgtaaattacgagacgaattttttgagcctagttaggccatgattggacaataattatcaaatacaaacgaaagtgctacagtgccaaatactgattcctaaccccaatctaaacaagaccctaGTATTGGAAAATAAGGAAGCTGATACTATGGGCTGTTGAGAGCACTAAATCTAGGCATAAAAAGATTGCCGAATCCCATGCAAAATTTCTTTGAAGGGACCTGTTGTCCTGTCCTATTAACTGAATAAAGTGATGCCCAAGTTTTTTGCAATCATCCTATATCTTCAAAAGATACTTGTAGTGTTGTGCAGACTCTAGAAACATGGTAAAAAGAAAACTGAGCTGCACTGCCACTATATATGGATTTTTTTTCGTTCTGAAGCCATTGTAATATGATCTGACAGCACAAATAGTTGCAAAGTAAATGTGGAGACAAAGTGCTAGATTTCTCTGGATTAGCTAACTGATTGATTTAGCTATAAGAAAACTGAACCTTGCATTAAACAGtaaaatctttttttttcctaaaaattgtGCCCTCAGCTATTCCATTtgcaggccatgtttagattacaaaaaatttcaacccgatgaatagtagcactttcgtcttatttggtaaatattatccaatcgtggaccaactaagctcaaaagattcatctcgtgatttccaactaaattatgcaattagttatttttttacccatttaatgctccatacaagtggctaaaaattgatgtgatggagagagagtgaaaaaacttagaatttggaggtgatctaaacaaggccgcaGTATGCTTTTGGACAATGCATCTTGTCCAGTCCAAGCCTCTGAAAATCTGACCGTATAGCCTCCAAAAAGAGGTTAGGTACTTATGTACATCTACTACTACTATCCAGCGTAAAGCAGTCAAGCATTAAACTAATTGCTAGATATAAATAAAGGAAACAGCGTATAGCctccaaagttgtttctcgggaagcgtcACATCTTTCAATTTTACTACCCAGGTAGACTCTGGCTCACTCTGTATTGCTCTGTCATGTACTGCCGACAGCCTTGTAATCTGTGTGTGTAAACCCTAGAGCTCGGAGAGATCTCTTTTTACACCGGTTATGGTAGCAAACTCGGTGGCTAACAGTGCAACTAGcttgttgaaagcatctaggcccaccgtgggttttgatgattaatgacaacataagattattatgactaacgtgtgttttgcagaaataatttgagttatgtcatgataatggtgattgtttgggcaatcagTGGTATTCATGCCCCtattgatggaaatcgtttctgtttttaaaggatggacaacaaggctaaGGATGACTAGTTATAAGTGTCGCTTGgcattgaagagacacttagattagtttagggctttgtttttcttttgaccatactataaagggggtatgaacttgtagcttgacctaggtgagtctaatggtttaggtatggtgcacacttgtcaaacataGCACTAAGTAGCTCAGGTATAGCCCAAAGATCATTTGAAGTCAACTCCATTCACAAAGTGTTTTGAATTGAAAGTGTTTGGAGCTAAGACGGAGGCATCGGACGCTGGTCCCatgggaccggacgcatccgatcagtgtTAAAACAAGGTTGAacagcaccagacgctggtcccCGTGGGACCAGACTCGTCCGGTCAAGTGTGAGGCAGCGCAGGTGAAGTCTGGAACTGATCGAACCCTGGCATAGTGTCCTCACCGGACGCGACTGTGCCTAGGGTTCGGCTGCCCGtggcaccggacgctggaggccaGCGCATCCGGTGCAactcagagaggttctagagagtgTTTTTCaggaccagacacgttcggtcagtactgaccggacgccagtagagtccggtcaactagCCGTTGGATTACGT
This genomic interval carries:
- the LOC136511624 gene encoding disease resistance protein RGA2-like isoform X1, encoding MTSGMEAALASGVLKVAGDKLVSLLATEFAAITGVKRDLSELQDIHAEITSWLSAARDRAIQSEPQTWVVKLKDVAYDIDDILQEVQLEAEKQKMERDDDKNGIAGCFCAKPKTFAFRYKMAHKIKAIKVRFAAIVKQRSDVNTLFPRDEHVGTGYRTVGEMSWLSKVPESKIPLRDHEKDEIISKLVECNAGENSMIVSIVGLGGSGKTTLAKHICHDVKIKEHFGDEIFWVHVSQEFDVQKLIGKLFQTIVGDNSDRHPPQHMVQKISEKLSNKKFLLILDDAWHEDRHDWEQFMVQLKCGAPETRIMLTTRDWKVAETVGSGYIFELAFLSESESWNLFLMGSGWAEQDLSSDDVQVGKEIIKGCGGVPLAIQTLGAVLRDKKQKSTWRAIRDNNLWNVQSINDRVFASLKLSYIHLADELKQCFTFCSIFPKGYGIQKDRLIAQWIAHGFINAMNGEQAEDIGRDYLDSLVKVRFLQKPYEIWDIDIYNMHDLIHDLTRQILKDELVTCVPIHTTEKFTHNRYLSLTSFPENVDKGLFDKVRALYISESKPSFDTTVKNSCCMRSVVLDYAIDTPLSLFILKFEYLGYLEIHNVSCTTVPEAISRCWNLQSLHFVDCKGFVTLPESVGKLRKLRTLELRWITDLESLPQSIGDFYVLQSLQLYDCSKLREIPSSLGRIGNLCVLDIEGCSSLQQLPSDIIGEFKNLRTLNLSWTKVTMLPQWVTSIDTLECIDLEGCKELRELPKGIANLKRLEVLNIGGCSKLCCLPSGLGQLTRLRKLGLFVVGCGADDARISELENLDMIGGGLEITNLKYLKNPSDAEKACLKRKSNIRHLELNWSLSDTEEELVSDMEHDWGVLNALEPPSQIESLEIFGYRGPCLPGWMRKQNDSSYSEGGIMQKQTIASHFLCLTWLRLKGFPNLRHMRGFVELPSLKNLVLDEMPNLEELWTTSNVSPYFPPSLDHMSLYIKCELLSTGRFSLRYLPQSRPCLDHSKIFGRMHGALNVGKKNN